GTCGCGCACCCCGATGACCTCCCATCGTGCGATCGCCGATCGGACCAGGCCCGATTGATCGGCATCCGCCAGCCCCCGGAGATGCCCGAGGTCGTCGATGAGCTCCTCGCTGATGCAGCGTACCGCCAAGGCACGGATCCATTCATCGTGGTCCTCCGACATCTCGCGGAGCGACGTCCGAGAATCCGGGAGAGCGCCGTGGCCAGTGTCCTCGAGAAGTGGAATGAGGGAACGGGTGACCGCATGCAGCCCCACAGATTCCAGCGCCTCCACCGCTTGTGCCCTGGTCTCTTGATCCGCCGAGCGCAACCCCCTTCCGACCACCGTCATCTTGTCCGCCGTATCCGGCGTGGTCGTAGCCAGCAGAGCCCACCGTGACAAGCGCTCCTGGCGCGAGGCCAGGAGGCTCGCGAGGAACGTGCGCGTGGGAGAGAGGTCGTTCGTGGCCAACGCGAGACG
The genomic region above belongs to Gemmatimonadales bacterium and contains:
- a CDS encoding cyclic nucleotide-binding domain-containing protein, which codes for RLALATNDLSPTRTFLASLLASRQERLSRWALLATTTPDTADKMTVVGRGLRSADQETRAQAVEALESVGLHAVTRSLIPLLEDTGHGALPDSRTSLREMSEDHDEWIRALAVRCISEELIDDLGHLRGLADADQSGLVRSAIARWEVIGVRDTQTLDTVDRVVALQRVPMFAGIDPEDLERIAALLTERRYDPGELIFAWGAEGDEMLIIVEGEVTVSRAQDGSGGPIRTVRSGDYVGELSLLRGQPRAANVTAGPEGIRGLTLRGAELHAILEERPEAAMAMLATLAERLAADWNQAGANPP